Proteins co-encoded in one Christiangramia fulva genomic window:
- a CDS encoding SLC13 family permease yields the protein MEIALVISLLILAIILFASEKYSVDVVTIGLLVILALFGIITPKEAFEGFSNDFIIILASIFVISGALSETGLLNKLGDKMIKSVPSRTIFIGYTMIITGALSAFMNNTTVTALVTGPVVGISKKLGLSPSKVLIPVAYASILGGTCTLIGTSTNVAVSGYMETVGLEPVSFFEIFGIGFILFITGFIFLLVFGNKLLPNHKGVNLDEEYNFKQYLSEIIIPGDSDLVGQQAFNSNLAKMEINIFKIIRGNMEIIPDHSTLLEKNDILLVECKINDLIKVKESAGIEVLADLISHSELQSDQIMFLELLITPGSRLLDKTLQEVKFRQNYNLIVLGIHRLRGKISEKIQDIHFKIGDVLLVQGTEEAVEAVRNSQDFSILGDHRVTMFRERKGLFAALSFLLAVILGSLQIIPLSIAFLSAALLTVISGAISAKRAYELMNWKLLILIGGMSAFGTAMHNSGASKFLAENIMNLLGGFGDIYILAGFVILVILLTQPMSNAAAALVILPIAIETAELLNVDPRSFAIAIMLGASVSLITPFEPSCILVYAPGRYRFIDFFKAGLPLTIILLIIILTLVPIIWPLH from the coding sequence ATGGAAATAGCTCTGGTGATTTCTTTACTGATATTGGCAATTATTCTATTCGCCTCTGAAAAATATTCGGTAGATGTCGTCACTATTGGCTTACTCGTAATACTTGCATTATTCGGGATCATCACTCCCAAAGAAGCTTTCGAGGGTTTCAGCAATGATTTCATCATCATCCTCGCGTCCATATTCGTTATTTCCGGAGCTCTTTCAGAAACAGGTTTGTTAAACAAACTTGGGGATAAAATGATTAAAAGCGTACCCAGCAGAACAATTTTTATTGGTTATACCATGATCATTACGGGAGCTCTTTCGGCTTTTATGAACAATACCACAGTAACAGCGCTGGTAACGGGACCTGTGGTAGGGATTAGTAAAAAACTGGGATTAAGTCCCTCTAAAGTACTTATTCCTGTTGCTTACGCATCAATTTTAGGAGGAACCTGCACGCTTATTGGCACCTCTACAAACGTAGCCGTAAGTGGTTACATGGAAACCGTCGGCCTTGAACCAGTCTCATTTTTTGAAATTTTTGGTATTGGCTTCATTTTATTTATCACCGGCTTTATATTCCTGTTAGTCTTTGGAAACAAATTATTACCAAATCATAAAGGAGTGAACCTGGATGAAGAATATAATTTCAAGCAATATCTTTCGGAAATTATAATTCCAGGCGATTCAGATTTGGTGGGGCAGCAGGCATTTAATTCCAATCTTGCAAAGATGGAAATTAATATCTTTAAAATCATCAGGGGTAATATGGAGATTATACCGGACCATTCTACCCTTCTTGAAAAAAATGATATCCTGCTTGTAGAATGCAAAATTAATGATCTTATCAAGGTCAAAGAATCTGCAGGCATAGAGGTGCTGGCAGATTTGATCTCACACAGTGAACTCCAAAGTGACCAGATCATGTTTCTGGAACTTTTAATCACCCCGGGGTCAAGACTTCTTGATAAGACCTTGCAGGAAGTAAAATTTCGTCAAAATTACAACCTTATTGTTCTTGGAATTCACCGTCTACGCGGAAAAATCTCGGAAAAGATTCAGGATATTCATTTCAAAATTGGTGATGTTCTGCTTGTTCAGGGAACAGAAGAAGCAGTTGAAGCCGTTAGGAACTCCCAGGACTTTTCCATTCTGGGCGATCATCGGGTAACCATGTTCAGAGAAAGAAAAGGACTTTTCGCCGCCCTAAGTTTCCTGCTAGCCGTCATATTAGGATCCCTTCAAATTATACCCCTTTCCATCGCATTTCTTTCCGCAGCTTTACTTACTGTGATAAGCGGTGCTATTAGTGCTAAGCGGGCGTATGAATTGATGAACTGGAAACTTCTTATTCTTATAGGAGGAATGAGCGCTTTTGGTACGGCTATGCATAATTCAGGAGCTTCCAAATTTCTGGCTGAAAACATCATGAACCTTCTGGGCGGATTTGGTGATATATATATACTTGCGGGTTTTGTGATTTTGGTGATCCTGCTAACCCAACCAATGTCCAATGCTGCAGCCGCCCTGGTCATCTTACCTATTGCTATAGAAACTGCCGAATTGCTAAATGTGGATCCACGAAGTTTTGCCATCGCTATAATGCTGGGTGCTTCTGTATCACTTATTACGCCTTTCGAGCCCTCATGCATCCTGGTCTACGCCCCTGGAAGGTACAGGTTCATAGATTTTTTTAAAGCCGGATTACCATTAACCATCATATTATTAATTATAATTCTAACACTTGTGCCAATCATTTGGCCTTTACATTAA
- a CDS encoding inorganic phosphate transporter, which yields MSELFNALTIPFLLAMFLAINMGGSGTAPSFSAAYGANVLKRSLIPGLFGIMVLAGALIAGKEVSLTLGKGLLDHSFFTPLITSIILGSIGLSLLIANLIGVPQSTSQATVLSIAGAATALDGLNTHKLFYEIIPTWILLPFVAFFIMLGLSKWVFPFLKDKIFTDDYSHLKNHKGLKAVLILSSLYVAFSIGANNVANAAAPIASLTANEIGKEAIQNFLPIIILSVLIVAPCFAIGSSLLGHKVTKNTGKDIVKVSPFYATIIAMITASLLLLASITKGIPTSLVQLNGASFIALSISKNGFKNTFSNKTVKRFFTVWGIAPVFAFFLTFILVTLLN from the coding sequence ATGTCAGAACTATTTAACGCCTTAACCATCCCTTTCTTATTAGCAATGTTTCTGGCAATAAATATGGGAGGTAGTGGAACAGCTCCATCATTTTCGGCGGCTTATGGAGCCAATGTTTTAAAAAGATCACTTATCCCCGGGCTTTTCGGGATCATGGTTCTTGCAGGTGCTTTGATCGCAGGTAAAGAAGTTTCCCTGACCCTCGGAAAAGGGCTTTTAGACCATTCCTTTTTTACGCCCTTGATTACTTCTATTATTCTGGGGTCAATTGGTTTATCGCTTCTTATCGCGAATTTGATTGGAGTTCCACAATCAACCAGTCAGGCAACCGTGCTTTCAATTGCAGGAGCGGCAACCGCACTGGATGGTTTGAATACGCACAAATTATTCTATGAAATTATTCCTACCTGGATACTTCTGCCTTTTGTCGCCTTTTTTATAATGTTAGGACTTTCAAAATGGGTTTTCCCTTTTTTAAAAGACAAAATTTTTACTGATGACTATTCACATCTAAAGAACCACAAAGGTTTAAAAGCTGTTTTAATTTTGTCTTCGCTGTATGTTGCTTTTTCAATTGGCGCAAATAATGTTGCCAATGCAGCCGCGCCAATTGCCTCTTTGACCGCCAATGAAATCGGAAAGGAGGCCATTCAGAATTTTCTGCCAATTATCATTTTATCAGTGTTGATAGTAGCTCCCTGTTTCGCCATTGGGAGCTCATTGCTTGGGCACAAAGTGACAAAAAATACCGGAAAGGATATCGTGAAAGTATCTCCATTCTACGCCACGATAATTGCAATGATCACTGCCAGTTTACTCTTATTGGCATCCATTACCAAAGGCATTCCTACCTCTCTGGTACAATTGAACGGGGCTTCTTTCATCGCTTTGAGCATTAGCAAAAACGGATTTAAAAATACTTTTTCAAATAAGACGGTGAAACGCTTCTTCACGGTTTGGGGAATAGCTCCCGTTTTTGCTTTTTTTCTAACTTTTATTTTGGTAACATTATTGAACTAA
- a CDS encoding DUF2490 domain-containing protein, whose translation MWKIRPIVFTTFLFGLFSIALNAQKKVETQHLLWTRYSLKVKLDDNYQIRQEIEERTYWFPWRQHQFLSRTFGERKLGKGWNGGLGFTYFLQSLPHDPEIKAFHNRTELRPQLELAYTQNVSEKISLHHRYWSDFRFFEQPNGSFKYGNNRSRYKFEIRYYPFQNLTLKAFDEILINIGGEIVQNVFDQNRYGASVQYMPIKNFGFELGYINWFQQQKSGVDFYNRHILRFTIHHTIDFKKSKI comes from the coding sequence ATGTGGAAAATCAGGCCCATTGTCTTTACAACTTTTCTATTTGGACTGTTTTCAATAGCTCTAAATGCCCAAAAAAAGGTAGAAACTCAGCATCTGTTATGGACACGCTATTCCTTAAAAGTAAAACTCGATGATAACTATCAAATAAGGCAGGAAATAGAAGAAAGGACTTATTGGTTTCCCTGGCGGCAGCATCAGTTTCTATCAAGAACATTTGGTGAAAGGAAACTTGGAAAAGGGTGGAATGGAGGTCTTGGCTTTACTTATTTCCTGCAATCACTTCCCCACGACCCTGAAATTAAAGCTTTTCACAACAGGACCGAATTGCGGCCACAGCTTGAATTAGCGTATACCCAAAATGTATCAGAAAAAATATCCCTGCACCACCGCTACTGGAGTGATTTTCGGTTTTTCGAACAACCCAACGGCTCATTTAAGTACGGAAATAACCGTTCCCGGTACAAATTCGAAATAAGATACTACCCTTTTCAAAACCTTACTTTAAAAGCTTTCGACGAAATTCTTATCAATATTGGCGGGGAAATCGTCCAAAATGTATTTGATCAAAACAGATATGGAGCGAGTGTGCAGTATATGCCCATAAAAAATTTCGGCTTTGAATTAGGTTATATCAATTGGTTTCAGCAACAAAAATCAGGAGTTGATTTTTACAACCGCCATATTTTAAGATTTACCATCCATCATACTATCGACTTTAAGAAATCAAAAATCTAG
- a CDS encoding RrF2 family transcriptional regulator, with amino-acid sequence MLSKKTKYAINALVYIAKNRDEQPIPVSRISEDQHIPLKFLESILRELKNARILNSKKGKYGGYSLNGTPEEIHMAKVMRLFDGAIALLPCVTYKFYERCEECIDEETCGIRQIAMEIRNETVNRLKAATLADIIKREEKLKK; translated from the coding sequence GTGTTATCAAAAAAGACAAAATATGCAATTAATGCATTGGTTTATATCGCAAAGAACAGGGACGAACAACCTATACCGGTCAGCAGGATTTCGGAAGATCAGCATATTCCGCTAAAATTTCTTGAATCGATATTAAGAGAGCTCAAAAATGCTCGGATACTTAACAGCAAAAAAGGAAAATACGGAGGTTACTCACTTAACGGCACTCCTGAAGAAATTCATATGGCAAAAGTTATGCGCCTGTTTGACGGAGCAATTGCCCTGCTTCCCTGTGTAACTTATAAATTTTATGAACGTTGCGAAGAATGCATAGACGAAGAAACCTGTGGCATTCGCCAAATTGCAATGGAAATACGTAATGAAACTGTAAACCGCTTAAAAGCCGCCACTCTTGCCGACATTATTAAAAGAGAGGAAAAACTAAAGAAATAA
- a CDS encoding pyridoxal-phosphate dependent enzyme: METAQNLLKKAQEDIQPFIHRTPVLTSRLIDEISGAELYFKCENFQRMGAFKMRGAANAILNLPEEKRKKGVVTHSSGNFAQALSLAAKNIGIPAYIVMPDTAPEVKKAAVRTYGGKITECPSTLKDREETANKIQDETGATFIHPSNDLDVIYGQGTAALELLQDFPDLDYVVCPVGGGGLIAGTALAVKYFGRNCKCYGAEPMEADDAWRSLQTGKIETNETANTMADGLKTHLGDKNFPIILENVSDIIRVSEEEIFQALKLIWERMKIVVEPSSSTALAAVLREKELFRNKKTGIIISGGNVDLSRLPF, encoded by the coding sequence TTGGAAACAGCTCAAAATCTTCTGAAAAAGGCTCAGGAAGACATTCAGCCTTTTATACATCGTACTCCCGTCCTCACCTCTAGACTGATCGACGAAATTTCGGGAGCGGAACTTTATTTTAAATGTGAGAATTTTCAGCGGATGGGTGCTTTTAAAATGCGTGGAGCCGCGAATGCTATCTTAAATCTTCCTGAAGAAAAAAGAAAAAAGGGCGTTGTCACCCATTCCTCGGGAAATTTCGCGCAGGCGCTGTCGCTTGCCGCGAAAAATATAGGCATTCCTGCTTATATCGTCATGCCAGATACTGCTCCCGAAGTAAAAAAAGCTGCCGTTCGCACTTACGGCGGTAAAATTACCGAGTGCCCATCTACCTTAAAAGACAGGGAAGAAACTGCCAATAAAATCCAGGACGAAACAGGTGCGACTTTTATTCATCCTTCTAATGATCTTGACGTTATCTATGGCCAGGGAACTGCTGCGCTGGAATTGCTTCAGGATTTTCCAGATCTTGATTATGTGGTATGTCCGGTGGGCGGCGGCGGACTTATTGCCGGTACAGCGCTGGCCGTTAAATATTTTGGCAGGAACTGTAAATGTTATGGCGCCGAACCAATGGAAGCCGATGATGCCTGGCGCTCCCTTCAAACCGGAAAAATAGAAACCAATGAAACCGCGAATACCATGGCCGATGGTTTAAAAACCCATTTAGGCGATAAAAATTTTCCCATTATCCTGGAAAATGTAAGTGACATCATCAGAGTTTCAGAAGAAGAGATATTTCAGGCTTTAAAACTCATCTGGGAGCGAATGAAGATCGTGGTGGAACCTTCTAGCTCCACTGCACTCGCAGCGGTTTTGCGAGAAAAAGAGCTTTTCAGAAATAAAAAAACAGGAATAATTATTTCTGGCGGAAATGTGGATCTTAGCCGACTTCCTTTCTGA
- a CDS encoding universal stress protein yields the protein MENIKNIMVAVDFNDSIGELMVYADGLAQKFGAKIWVLHVADPEPDFVGYEPGPQYIRDIKAEEYREEHHKLQDICKNFISEDIKSEALLIQGSTVETVMEEAQKLHVDLLIVGTHKHSFLHNLLQESVSMELLKKAEIPMLTIPIIEKRK from the coding sequence ATGGAAAACATTAAAAACATAATGGTCGCTGTAGATTTTAATGACAGTATTGGTGAACTGATGGTTTATGCCGATGGTTTAGCGCAGAAATTCGGGGCCAAGATCTGGGTTTTGCATGTTGCCGATCCCGAACCCGATTTTGTAGGCTACGAACCGGGGCCGCAGTACATAAGGGATATCAAAGCCGAGGAGTATAGAGAGGAACATCACAAGCTCCAGGATATTTGTAAAAACTTCATCAGCGAGGACATAAAATCGGAAGCCTTGTTGATCCAGGGATCTACTGTGGAAACGGTAATGGAAGAGGCTCAGAAGCTGCATGTGGATTTGCTGATTGTAGGAACTCACAAACACAGTTTTTTGCATAATTTACTACAGGAAAGCGTGTCTATGGAACTTTTAAAGAAAGCTGAAATTCCCATGCTTACCATCCCGATTATAGAAAAACGTAAATAA
- a CDS encoding 2-hydroxyacid dehydrogenase, with amino-acid sequence MSLLIISPGKNSEDWKKAIEHEDADIEVYNYPEDHDKEKVEFALTWNHPRGIFKNYPNLKVIASMGAGVDHILSDPTLPENVQITRVVDERLTEDLSDFVLAQLMNHLRSLSYYSKIQKEKKWDRFQYKRPKDTKVGIMGLGVLGNAVAHKLYKNNFQVYGWARTEKDCPDFTCYHGREQLEDFLQQSEILVCLLPLTEDTENILNADLFDMLPEGAFVVNVARGAHLVEHDLLEMIDNGHLSGAALDVFRKEPLPEDHPFWEHPKINITPHVASLTSPVSVVPQIIENYQRMLKGKALKNEVQKEHGY; translated from the coding sequence ATGTCATTGTTGATCATTTCACCGGGAAAAAATTCCGAAGACTGGAAAAAAGCTATTGAACATGAAGATGCCGATATTGAGGTATATAATTATCCTGAAGATCATGATAAAGAGAAAGTTGAATTCGCGCTCACCTGGAATCATCCACGCGGTATTTTCAAAAATTATCCTAATTTAAAGGTGATCGCGAGTATGGGTGCAGGCGTTGATCATATTCTCAGTGATCCCACGCTTCCTGAAAATGTACAGATAACGCGTGTAGTAGACGAAAGGCTTACCGAAGACCTGAGCGATTTTGTGCTGGCGCAGTTGATGAACCATTTGCGCTCCTTATCGTATTACAGCAAAATTCAGAAGGAAAAGAAATGGGATCGGTTTCAGTATAAAAGGCCCAAAGACACCAAGGTGGGCATTATGGGTCTTGGAGTACTCGGGAACGCCGTAGCCCATAAGCTCTATAAAAATAACTTCCAGGTTTATGGCTGGGCACGCACAGAGAAAGATTGCCCTGATTTTACGTGTTATCATGGCAGGGAGCAGCTGGAAGATTTTTTACAGCAAAGTGAAATTCTGGTTTGTCTTCTTCCGCTTACTGAAGACACTGAAAATATTCTTAATGCAGATCTCTTTGATATGCTTCCGGAAGGAGCATTTGTCGTGAATGTTGCAAGAGGCGCACATCTGGTGGAACACGATCTTCTGGAAATGATCGATAACGGTCATCTTTCCGGAGCTGCTCTCGATGTTTTTAGAAAAGAACCTTTACCTGAAGACCATCCCTTTTGGGAACATCCAAAAATCAATATTACACCCCATGTCGCCAGTTTAACCAGTCCTGTATCGGTTGTGCCGCAGATCATAGAAAATTACCAACGTATGCTAAAAGGAAAAGCGCTCAAAAATGAGGTACAGAAAGAGCATGGTTATTAA
- a CDS encoding acyl-CoA dehydrogenase family protein yields the protein MSLFQKVKNTVKLLKSVDMDQLAKINQKIDLADAMKTLGKLDDQQLAGLMRMLKTKNRKGQHDLPPIDGDFYKLDLKLTEEQRELQLKVRNFMEDEIRPLVNEYWKKDQFPFEIIEKFRKLNIVGVPYEGYGCPNLPFLMEGIIAQEIARVDVSTSTFFGVHSGLAMGSIYLCGSEEQKQEWLPKMQKMEKIGAFGLTEPNVGSGAAGGLETTCKFDGENWIINGQKKWIGNATFADVTIIWARDLDSNQVKGFLVKKDNPGFTTEKIKDKMALRIVQNAIITLKDCKVPESDRLQKANSFKDTANVLRMTRAAVAWQAVGCARGAYESALKYTKKREQFGRPIASYQLVQNHLVEMLSNLTSMQTLCFRLSELQDQGMLKDEHASLAKVYCSLRMRDTVSQAREVMGGNGILLEYDVARFVADAEAIYSYEGTKEINSLIVGRAITGYSAFVS from the coding sequence ATGTCTTTATTCCAAAAAGTAAAAAATACGGTCAAATTATTAAAGTCGGTTGATATGGATCAGCTGGCAAAGATCAACCAGAAAATTGATCTGGCCGATGCAATGAAAACCCTGGGAAAGCTTGATGACCAGCAACTGGCAGGACTAATGCGCATGCTGAAGACCAAAAACAGAAAAGGTCAGCACGACCTCCCGCCCATCGACGGGGACTTTTATAAGCTTGACCTGAAACTCACCGAAGAACAGCGGGAACTTCAGCTGAAGGTGAGAAATTTCATGGAAGACGAGATTCGGCCTCTGGTGAACGAATATTGGAAAAAAGACCAGTTTCCTTTTGAGATCATCGAAAAATTCAGGAAATTAAATATCGTGGGAGTGCCTTATGAAGGTTACGGCTGCCCTAATTTGCCCTTTTTGATGGAAGGTATCATAGCGCAGGAAATAGCCAGGGTTGATGTTTCCACTTCTACTTTTTTCGGCGTTCACAGCGGGCTCGCGATGGGTTCGATTTATCTCTGCGGCAGCGAGGAACAAAAGCAGGAATGGTTGCCAAAAATGCAGAAAATGGAGAAAATAGGCGCTTTTGGCCTTACCGAACCTAATGTGGGTTCCGGCGCGGCAGGAGGCCTGGAAACCACTTGTAAGTTTGATGGCGAAAACTGGATAATAAACGGACAAAAGAAATGGATTGGTAACGCCACTTTTGCCGATGTCACCATTATCTGGGCGAGGGATTTAGATTCAAATCAGGTGAAAGGTTTCCTGGTGAAAAAAGACAATCCCGGTTTCACAACCGAGAAAATCAAGGATAAGATGGCGCTGAGAATCGTTCAGAATGCCATAATTACGCTCAAAGATTGTAAAGTTCCGGAAAGCGACCGGCTTCAGAAGGCCAATTCATTTAAAGATACCGCGAATGTGTTGCGAATGACTCGTGCCGCTGTGGCCTGGCAGGCCGTGGGTTGTGCCAGAGGAGCTTATGAGAGCGCTTTGAAATACACCAAAAAAAGAGAACAATTCGGGAGACCGATAGCATCTTATCAGCTGGTTCAGAATCACCTCGTGGAAATGCTTTCCAACCTGACTTCCATGCAAACCCTGTGCTTCCGCTTATCAGAATTACAGGATCAGGGAATGCTGAAAGATGAACATGCGAGCCTGGCAAAAGTTTACTGCAGTTTACGAATGAGAGATACCGTTAGTCAGGCACGGGAAGTCATGGGCGGTAACGGAATCCTGCTGGAATATGATGTGGCGAGATTCGTTGCCGATGCCGAGGCGATCTACAGCTACGAAGGAACGAAAGAAATAAATTCACTCATTGTAGGGCGTGCCATTACCGGTTACAGCGCCTTTGTGAGCTAA
- the metK gene encoding methionine adenosyltransferase translates to MAYLFTSESVSEGHPDKIADQISDTLLDNFLAFDEESKVACETLVTTGQVVLAGEVRSNTYLDVQNIARDVINDIGYTKGAYKFSGDSCGVISLIHEQSQDIYQGVDRGNKEEQGAGDQGMMFGYATNETENYMPLALDISHKILIELAKLRREGKEIDYLRPDSKSQVTIEYNDDNVPQRIVAIVVSTQHDDFDKDDEAMLKKIKKDMIEILIPRVKEQLPDYVQKLFNDDIIYHINPTGKFVIGGPHGDAGLTGRKIIVDTYGGKGAHGGGAFSGKDPSKVDRSAAYASRHIAKNLVAAGVAPEVLVQVSYAIGVVEPTSISVYTYGKRNTDLTDGEIAQKVREIFDMRPAAIENRLQLRNPIYRETAAYGHMGKEPRKVTKVFESPYNGRITKEVELFTWEKLDYVEKVREAIPIND, encoded by the coding sequence ATGGCTTACTTATTTACTTCAGAAAGCGTATCTGAAGGGCACCCGGATAAAATTGCAGACCAGATCAGCGATACCTTATTAGACAATTTCCTGGCATTCGATGAAGAATCGAAAGTTGCCTGTGAAACTCTTGTGACCACGGGTCAGGTTGTTCTTGCCGGAGAAGTGCGCAGCAATACCTATCTCGATGTTCAGAATATCGCGCGTGATGTGATCAATGATATTGGTTATACCAAGGGCGCTTATAAATTCAGCGGTGATTCCTGCGGTGTGATCTCGCTTATTCACGAACAATCCCAGGATATTTATCAGGGCGTTGACCGCGGAAATAAAGAGGAACAGGGAGCCGGGGACCAGGGGATGATGTTTGGCTACGCTACCAACGAAACCGAAAATTATATGCCGCTGGCGCTGGATATTTCGCATAAGATCCTGATCGAACTTGCCAAACTTCGAAGGGAAGGAAAAGAAATTGATTATCTGCGTCCCGATTCCAAGAGTCAGGTGACCATAGAATACAACGACGATAATGTACCTCAACGAATCGTGGCCATTGTAGTTTCTACTCAGCATGACGATTTTGACAAGGACGATGAGGCGATGCTGAAAAAGATCAAAAAGGATATGATCGAGATCCTGATTCCGAGAGTAAAGGAACAGCTTCCGGATTATGTTCAAAAATTGTTCAATGACGATATTATCTATCACATCAATCCAACCGGGAAGTTCGTCATTGGTGGCCCGCATGGGGATGCCGGACTCACCGGAAGGAAGATCATCGTAGATACCTACGGCGGGAAAGGAGCCCACGGTGGTGGTGCATTCTCAGGAAAAGATCCCTCGAAAGTGGACCGTTCTGCGGCATATGCTTCAAGACATATCGCCAAAAACCTGGTGGCTGCGGGAGTAGCCCCGGAGGTTTTAGTTCAGGTTTCGTATGCGATCGGTGTGGTGGAACCAACTTCTATTTCGGTATATACTTACGGTAAGCGAAACACCGATCTTACCGATGGTGAGATCGCTCAAAAAGTGAGGGAAATTTTTGACATGCGTCCCGCAGCTATTGAAAACCGTTTGCAACTTAGAAATCCGATTTACCGTGAAACCGCCGCTTACGGACATATGGGCAAAGAACCGCGAAAAGTCACCAAGGTTTTCGAGAGTCCGTATAATGGTAGAATCACCAAAGAAGTAGAATTGTTCACCTGGGAAAAGCTTGATTATGTAGAAAAGGTCAGGGAAGCCATTCCCATCAACGATTAA
- a CDS encoding O-acetylhomoserine aminocarboxypropyltransferase/cysteine synthase family protein, producing MSTQKFSTAALHAGHDVTINGGTRAVPIYQSTSYVFKNSDHAADLFSLAEPGFIYTRINNPTNDILEQRLAAIEGGIAAVVTASGTAATNTALLTLLKAGDHIVSSNSLYGGTYNLFKNTLPRLGITTSFVDPSDPANFSKAAKENTRVFFAESIGNPKLDVLDLKGISKEAKAFKVPFIVDNTVATPYLLNPIEHGADIVIHSLTKYINGNGTALGGAIIDAGKFDWANGKFPEFTEPSPGYHGLVYTEALEEAAFIGKVRIEGLRDHGAALSPFNAFQIIQGLETLKVRIKEHSKNALELAKWLQEQDAVEWVNYPGLESSKYHKLAQEYLKKGQSGLLTFGVKGGYEAAKTVVDEAKVFSLLANIGDTKSLIIHPASTTHQQLTEEEQASTGVTPDLIRLSVGLEDIEDLKADLNEAFSKIKKKDLV from the coding sequence ATGAGTACACAAAAATTTTCAACAGCAGCTTTACACGCAGGACACGATGTAACCATCAACGGCGGAACACGTGCGGTGCCAATTTATCAATCTACTTCTTACGTATTTAAAAATTCCGATCATGCGGCCGATCTTTTCTCGCTTGCCGAACCTGGGTTTATCTACACGAGAATTAATAACCCAACAAACGACATCCTGGAACAACGCCTGGCGGCTATTGAAGGCGGGATCGCGGCGGTAGTGACCGCTTCGGGAACAGCGGCGACGAATACAGCACTTTTAACCCTTTTAAAAGCCGGAGATCATATTGTTTCTTCCAATAGCTTATACGGCGGGACTTACAACCTTTTTAAAAACACCTTACCTCGTTTAGGAATTACCACAAGCTTTGTAGATCCTTCAGATCCTGCAAATTTCAGCAAGGCAGCCAAAGAAAATACACGGGTGTTTTTTGCCGAATCTATCGGAAATCCAAAACTCGACGTACTGGATTTAAAAGGAATTTCTAAAGAAGCGAAAGCCTTTAAAGTTCCATTTATCGTCGATAATACGGTGGCAACTCCGTATTTGCTCAATCCTATCGAGCACGGGGCAGATATCGTGATCCATTCACTTACAAAATATATCAATGGTAACGGGACCGCTCTTGGAGGAGCCATCATCGACGCCGGGAAATTCGACTGGGCGAATGGCAAATTCCCTGAATTCACAGAGCCTTCTCCGGGTTATCACGGACTCGTTTATACCGAAGCACTCGAAGAAGCAGCCTTCATTGGTAAAGTTAGAATAGAAGGTTTGCGTGACCACGGTGCGGCATTAAGTCCTTTTAACGCATTCCAGATCATTCAGGGACTGGAAACTTTGAAAGTAAGAATTAAGGAACACAGTAAAAATGCGCTGGAACTGGCCAAATGGCTGCAGGAACAGGATGCAGTGGAATGGGTTAATTATCCCGGTCTGGAAAGCAGCAAATATCATAAGCTGGCTCAGGAGTATCTGAAAAAAGGTCAAAGCGGTCTGCTCACTTTTGGTGTCAAAGGCGGTTATGAAGCGGCTAAAACAGTAGTCGATGAGGCTAAAGTCTTCTCGCTTCTGGCAAATATTGGGGATACCAAATCGCTGATCATTCATCCGGCGAGTACAACTCATCAGCAGCTAACCGAAGAAGAGCAGGCTTCCACCGGAGTGACTCCAGATTTGATCAGGCTTTCAGTAGGTCTTGAAGATATTGAAGATCTAAAAGCCGATCTTAACGAAGCATTTTCAAAAATTAAAAAGAAAGATTTAGTTTAA